A window of the Bos indicus x Bos taurus breed Angus x Brahman F1 hybrid chromosome X, Bos_hybrid_MaternalHap_v2.0, whole genome shotgun sequence genome harbors these coding sequences:
- the LOC113887972 gene encoding melanoma-associated antigen B4-like, which translates to MPRKHKNKHHARGKCHQVQGDTQEAQASDPGAPGEECPSSPSSVPQGSPPSSLAAGDCQELQGAMAPSSPVAEASCAGTEEGAQGPKKESADAAREDLVTRSIRKDPLMRKASMVMDFLLERYTKKESITQNAMLNVIGRKYEQHFPEIPSRASERVELVFGLELKEVDCSRNIYTLVNKFSLGVEEGSSDEEELPKSGLLMALLGIIFMKGNRASEEEVWHFLNVLGIHAGKKHLIFGEPRKLITKDLVQKGYLNYHQVPNSDPPGYEFLWGPRAYAETTKMKVLEFLAKVNDTVPSAFSSHYEEALRDEEERGRATVPARRGTTVTSKHVPQATSSSFSHPY; encoded by the exons ATGCCTCGGAAGCACAAAAACAAGCATCATGCCCGTGGGAAATGCCACCAGGTCCAGGGGGACACTCAGGAGGCCCAGGCCAGTGATCCTGGAGCCCCAGGAGAGGagtgcccctcctccccctcttctGTCCCTCAGGGTTCTCCTCCGAGCTCCCTTGCTGCTGGCGATTGCCAGGAGCTTCAGGGAGCCATGGCCCCTAGCTCTCCTGTTGCAGAGGCTTCCTGTGCAGGAACTGAGGAAGGTGCCCAGGGCCCCAAGAAGGAAAGTGCAGATGCTGCCCGGGAAGACCTGGTAACTCGGAGCATTCGCAAAGATCCTCTGATGAGGAAGGCCAGCATGGTGATGGATTTCCTGCTGGAGAGGTACACCAAGAAGGAGTCCATCACACAGAATGCCATGCTGAATGTCATTGGCAGGAAGTACGAGCAGCACTTCCCTGAGATCCCGAGCAGAGCCTCTGAGCGAGTGGAGCTGGTGTTTGGCCTGGAGCTGAAGGAAGTCGACTGCAGCAGGAACATCTACACCCTCGTCAACAAGTTCAGTCTTGGGGTTGAGGAAGGTTCAAGTGATGAGGAGGAGCTGCCCAAGTCTGGTCTCCTCATGGCGCTCCTGGGCATCATCTTTATGAAGGGTAATCGCGCCAGTGAGGAGGAGGTCTGGCATTTCCTCAATGTGTTGGGGATCCATGCTGGGAAGAAGCACTTAATCTTTGGGGAGCCCAGAAAGCTCATCACCAAAGATCTGGTGCAGAAGGGGTACCTCAACTACCACCAGGTGCCCAATAGTGATCCTCCGGGCTACGAGTTCCTGTGGGGCCCGAGAGCTTATGCTGAGACCACTAAGATGAAGGTGTTGGAA TTTTTGGCAAAAGTCAATGATACTGTCCCCAGTGCCTTCTCATCACATTATGAAGAAGCTTTGCGAGATGAGGAGGAGAGAGGTCGAGCCACAGTTCCAGCCAGGCGTGGCACCACTGTCACTTCCAAGCATGTTCCACAGGCCACGTCCAGCAGCTTCTCCCACCCCTACTGA